The sequence gtaagccccattgaacatactgggaattacttctgaataaatatggttGTGTTATGGTTGCATTGTTGAACAACTAAATGTTACAGATATCCACAAAATGTTGTGAATGCTTTGTGACCGGGTAAGATGGACCTTAAGTCTGTAAGGGTTCCCATGTTGAGATAGAGATCAAGGAGACTTCTAAGTGGaaatcatttcatttcattatttatttttattatgctctgacatttatatactgccttttccCTACCATGGAACCTGACACCCAGCTGAACTCAATTGAGACATGCCTCCAAGTACATAGACTCAGACCCACAGAAGGGATGACAACAGAATCCCCaattcagtgctttttaaaatacttaaaaaaaTAGATTGGTAATTtcaagcacagtggtacctctggttacaaacttaattcattccggaggtctgttcttaacctgaggtaccactttaactaatggggccttccactgccgctgccgcgcaatttctgttctcatcctggggcaaagttcttaacccaaggtactacttccgggttagcagagtctgtaaccttaattgtttgtaacccgaggtactattgtaACAAAACATACCCATACAAGGAAAATAGAGCTTAGCAGCTGTgcataaaagagagaaaatagtGGCAGATGGTAGTACATTTTAGATGTTCCAATAAAGGCAATCACAGTGTCTCTCCATAAGGGTCCATGAGTCAATGGAGGGTCAAAACCATGTTCGATTGTCTTAACAATACTGTAAAAGGATACCATGTTATATAGGAAGTGTGAGTCTTCTCCCCTCCCAGATCGATATTCTGAGCACTGAGCTTTGGTCCTTCCtttttgcttaatttttttttaaaaaaacccctcacattTCAAGATTTCAATCCCTTCCAATTGCCTGCCCCACTCTGGAAAGGTTAGGAAAAGACTAGACAGGCTGAAGGCAGGAATAAACCATACATTTCAGTTTATTCATTTCATTACCCATTGGCTATAGAAATTCCAAAACTATCAAGCAAGATGAAAGAAATTCCTTCAAGGTACATACCTCCTAACTTCAAAATAATAAAGCATAAAGTCATAAAAGAAGTGCAAGTTTGAAGGAAATACAAGGGCTAGCAGATATGAAGGGATACACAAGACTTACTTTCCCTCTTCATCTACTTCTGCTGGTGCATTGCCTAGTTTTCTCTGTTCTTCcaattcctttttcttcctccagtCCTCCCTGGTCATCTTCTTAGGCTCTTCTAAGCCATTTGACCCTCCAGGAGGGTTAGCAGCTATCGTTTCCATACTACCAGATTCCATGATCTTTTACCTACAAACAAGAATGCAGGTTTATCAGCCAGAGAAATAGATCAAACACTTTTTTAATACATGTCCTTATGAATGATCTCAAACTGTTAACTATAGTCAGTATTTTGCACGTATTACTTCTCCCATCGACCCTTCACTGGTGTTCTTATCGTAATTGGAGCCAGGCCACAGCCATCAGAAAAAGTAGCTACCATATGAAATATAACGCCATTCTCTCTCTGAGAGATGATAACAAAAACAGAAGCAGCTGGGATTAATGGGATAATGCACAAACTCCCCATGAATCCAAGAAATGATTCAAAAAGCAGAGATAGTGTCATATCATAACCGCACTCTGCTTAACACCATCCTAACTCAAGACAGATTATAATACCTCTTCAAACCCCACCAATGTGACTGTTAAATAAGCTGCCTCCTATAAGTTACCACCTCCTATAAATTAGGTGAACATGAAACCAAAAACTAGCTAGCCTATCTGATGCTTTGGGAGTTATAAGCCTCCCAGCTATTTTCTCCACTCCTTCTGTGGCTGCATAGATCCCTAGAAGACTCCTCTAGCAGGATTTAGCCACCGATGTTTATGTCTTTATGAACCATTCTCAACGAGTTAGCATTATTAGTCACAACAGTACGTAACTATGTTTATGTGGGTTCCCCTCCCTCTCAGTAGTAACAGTTTAATGAGAACACCTCAGCTGTGACCTGCTTAGCCATCATAGCAAAAGAACATCCATATGATCTAAGCAACTGGAAGCAAACACATAATTTCAAGCACAGTTAATGTACTGATCAATCAGCCTGGCAACTGGATTTGTGCGTTTAACGGAGAGGTGCTGTAAGTGGGGGAGGAGGGCGGTAGGATAGAGCAAGAGCTCACTGTACGGTCGGCCCCAgttttaacaccccccccaaccaCAAGCCGAAAAGAAGCACAAAAAGTCCTTTTTACGACCCTCTTGTGTTTCCCGCGACAAATACGTAGCTGAAACAGGTAAACCAAATAAACCTCCAGAGAAGGTCCTGACTTGAGGCCTTAGCGGGCCTTTGTTTACTCCTCTGTGTGAAAACACAGAATGAACCGAAACCcaaagggaagaggagaaacaGCAGCTACCACGGAGGCTCTGGGGATTTTAAACGTCCAGAGGGACACAATATCCTGAATACGTACTCCGTATAAACAAACACAACTTTCAGGACATTGGAAGCGGCCTCTGCTGTCCTACAGGGGAAGTTAAGTTTCCTCCGCCGGGTAACACTCGCAGGGCAGCCACAAAATCCAGCCTTACCGAAGTTGCCAGCCCCGACAGCTGCCGTTTCTACGCCACAGGCTTCTCGGCACCGAGCAGGCCTCACTTCCGCTTTGCTTCCGCTTCCCACAATGCAGCGCGCCGCTCCATCCGCCTTCCTCTTAAAGGGGCACCGCCCTGATTCCAAAGGCATCTCGGCGTCCCCCCGCCCGGTCCCCACATGCATTTACTCGGGGTTAAGCCCCACTATGACTCCAGGGCGCTTTGTTTTCGGTGCGCGTCTTAATTAGAGCCCCGAGGGTCGAAAGCCAGCCCACGAGGGGTTTTGGTCCGGCAACCTCCTCTGGACCAGCtaaaaggctgcagtcctgtaagGGCAGTAGGAGGAACCCCAACTAGAGCAAAGCAGTCCTCCTAGGCAGGACTGCTGCAGTGACTGTATGCATGAGCTTCCTTGCACTAGATTGAACTCTTATGCCTTAAGCATTGTGGTAGGCTTTAATCTTTATATGGCTACCCACTGatttgggagtaaatcccagtACAATGAGACTCCGGAAAAGGATTAGGACTAGCATTGCAAGCCTTTAAGCcctctttgtttttgttgcagcaGATCCATAGggctgcctcctcctccgcccataataataataataataataataataataataataaaataaataaatagtaataatggtAATAGTaacaagaatttattatttatactccgaaAGTGCTGCACTCCGGGACCTCCTGTCTTACTTCGCCGAGTGCAGCGAGCAAGGCTGACTTTAGGGCTTTGCAGTCTGATCCCACGCATACGTAGCTGGGAATGAACTCCCACTGTGCACTGCTCCCATAGGAAATAATGTTACACGCACCTTCAACTAGCACACTTCATCTGCTGTCCCTTTGCCTCGTCGTGGGTTCTTTAACGAGCCAGGAAAGCGTGAAACCCCGCCTCCTCTCCTCCGCCATTGGTTTACCGAGGTAGCAATCAGCAGCGGCTCACGCGGGGAGTAACGACCAATGGGGAAGGAGGGTGATGATTTAAAAGTGACCCGTGCGGAAAGCGGAGCTCGTTGGTGGTGTATCGCTTTTAGTGTTCGTGTTATCAATTATTTGGCAGTGGGTGGATGCGAGGTTTAAAAGCTTGTTTGCCTTaaatttttgtttccttttttgtcaTTGCTTCCTAATGTCTCGTCTCTATCGGTTCTAATTCAAATGGGCTGGTTTTATGTTTAGTAAGAAgttgtgttgcttttttaaaattctgtatcCTTTTTGCTTGGactaaattaatttttttcttattGCTGTCAAGTTCTTTGTTTCCTTTGGTCTATTCTATAGGCAGGTAAGTAATGCTAAAGAGAAGTTGGCTTTTTGGTGTTTTTTCCTAAGAGTTAGAAATACTAGTTAAATCAATCAGGTCTAAGGCAGCCTAAGACTCCAGTCCTGACTGTACAGTACTTAAGATGGGCAGTCAGTAGGTTTCCTGGTGTGCCTTATTGCTGAGTACTGCGCACGGTCAGGCAAGTTAGTGAGACTGCATTAAAATGATGGAGAACAATGTGGGTGGGAATACACTTTGTAgggtccccctcccttttttgctGTTACTTTTTGGGTTACACTGCTATAATGCTAATGTCTGGCATTTAACACTGGCACTCAAGTATGTGGTAGCATGGAAAGTATTGCTTTAGTATATGTGTCAAAACCTGTaactttaggctgcaattcttttAAGCATTTATCTGAGAATAAGACCAATTGAACTCggtgggacctacttctgagtaggcagcaATAGTTCACTGTTGTTCTTAACTTCAGAATGTAGTCCTCTGTAAATAGACACtttaaaaaagtgctttttttaaaaaaaacaacaactgttttgTCACCACCAGCATGTATTTTTCTAAACTGCTTTAGTGAGtagtttttgtttgcattttgagtTCTGTCTAGTGTTTAACAGTTATCTGTACATACCAGTGCACTGTACCTAGTCAAGACAAACACTTGAAAGAAGTGCATTAAACCAGTGGTTGCCTTTGCTCCAGAAGGTTCTGGAGGAGTTTCCCCAAGTGATTGAAGTACTACTAGTGAGACATACTTGAACTCCTATAATGATGACAGAAGGCTAAGGATGCAAGAAAACACGAAATAATAATGTATATATCTATTCTAGCAATCCTTGGATGTCAAAGTGATGGCGACACAAATTTACATAGAAAAAGAGAATGATGAAATTGGCACAGTTGCTTCTTCTAAGGGTCGGATGCAATTGGTATCTGCACCATGTAAGTTTGTATTCATGTGAATTTAAACTGGTATAAATGAATGGAAATACCTTTTTTAAACCAAAGCTCCATTAAAGATGCTGATGAACTTGAATTAATAATTTAGAATGCTTAATATCAACTTTTTATAGCTTTCTCCTGCTTTttctggaggcagcaatgataACAGGTCAGCTCAGCTTAGAGGTACCGGATGATGAAGTCTTTGTGGAAGGACAGGATGCCGGGAGGAAGGAAAAATGAGAACTAACTGTGGCTTCTCCTTTATTCTGCCTCATGGAGTATTCTTAGCAGCACTGGCTTGATTTCCTTGTCTTGCCTGTCACATTAACaatggtttaatgtgaacaagCAGCACGCTCAGAATCTCCTGGGGCATTCCTGCTGCATTTTAGATGAAACAAACCAGGGCCTGGTTTGTCATGTCACCTGAACCTGCACTTGTTTATCTCCAAATGAACCAAGAGTTATAagttaagaacaaaccttggtttgtttggagagagacAAACAACAAACTTCGGTTCATATGACATGATAAATGTATGTTCAGGCTTGTTTTGTCTGTGGTGCCCTTGAATGAAGAAGTTTTGGTACTTTGGGTCTCAAGCATGTTGGCTGACTTCATTTTCTTCCATAGCAAAGAGTTTTGCTGAAAGGTCCTGCCCCAAGACTCCACTTGTTGGAAGAACAGCTAATGTAAATCCAGCAGCATCCCAGTCTGTCAGGAAGGTTCTAGGAAATTTGAATAGGCCTTTAACAACAACGAAGAGTAactttccaaaaggaaaaaagtctTCTACGAAAAAGGTTAGTAGAGCTAATACTCCATAGGACTGCATTAGATTCTCAAAACAGAATGATTCCTAGGCTGGAGAACCGTCCCAGATATAAGCAAAACAATCAGAGCTGCAGCTTAGGCAAGCTGAATAGAAAAGATCATAGATGTGTGCCAATCTgtcaaaatttcagcaagtgATAATGATCAGCTCACCTTAAACTAGCCTCTTGAGTAACTGAAGCTTTCATCTTGTGTAAAACTTTTCTTCCAGAAAAGTAGTAGATTGGTGGGTATGAAATAGGGGGATGACTGGCACATAGCAGGAAAAAGAGAGTTGTGTGTACATAGAGACCAGCTTTCTCTCTAACTCATGAAGGAAGAATGCATTTACAAGGATAATTAAAGCTAAAAACACTGGAAAATCTGCTGgtcacaacaagaacaacaaaaaccaGGGTGGCACCTGAAAGGGGATTTCTAAGTGAAAATAAGGGAAGGCCCTGGGAAAGGGAAGAAGTGGGGAGGCAgcctgttttttaatttttccttgATTAAGGAGTTGGGAACAAGAAGTCATGGTGTTATAATAAACATGATTTTGGGAATTCCCAAGCTGTGGTCCATGGTCCACCAGTGGGAAGCACAGATTCAGCATATTAACTGGAAAAATCTCTAGTCTGGCTGTTTTAAGACTTTGTTGTAACCACTTTTTCTGGTTATCCTCATTTAAGGCTACTGAAACTGCAAACAGAGTTGAAAGCAGCAGCATGGTTACTGAAGACTATCCAGAAAAGGAGAACCTCTTTTCCTATGATCCTTTAGGTAATGCCTGCCAAGGATTATTTTGGTTTCCTTAGGATAGTGGGGgcgattggttggttggttgattgattgattggttggttgataATCAATGCAGAGATATGAAGCAGGAGGTGGTTCTGCTGGAGTGTCACAGGTTGCTGTATGTCTTGTTAACTGAGCTTCTGTACTGTAAGCTGCAGCGCATgctggggttatgttctggggatcaCACCTAAAGGCAAAATTGTGTAAAGTCAAAATGTATTGGGTTcagtggcaggtgggattgccaaagactTTCCCCCCAGATGCCcgtctcatcatcatcatttttattatcattatcatcataattgttaatatcatcatcatcatcatcatcattatcatcattagcCAAGCATGTTAAACTGAATGGTCACACATTAAATACACGTAAGTTGCAGGATTACTGTTCTAGAAGTTGCCAGGCATAACAGATAAGTTGAGGAAATCTGAATAAAAAATCAgtcttatgtattttatttatgctcTTTGCATGCTACTCAATAAACCCTGCTAGCTGAGTGAATTATGTCACTGCCCCACTCCTCTAACAAGTAATGGAGAGTGATGCTCAGGGGCAGTGCTAACCACTGTTCTTTCTGAACAGACTTTGAGAGTTTTGAAGTTCCCGAAGAGCACAGGCTGAGCCACATGCCCCTGACTGGAGTTCCTCTGATGGTATTTGAAAATGCCTCTGACAGATTTGCAAGCACAATCTCTGTACCTGCAAAAGAGCCTTCCATTTCATGGGGCTATggtaagtttaaaaaaaaaaaagtgatttgCCTCCAGCAAAGTGAGTGGCTGTAATGCTGCATTGTAAGGGGCAATACTTGGTTGGAACAGAGCAAACACAGAAAGAATTGAAAAGCAACTTGGTGGTTGTCCACTAACAACTGCCTAACATTTGGGTGACTAGGGTAAAAGGGGCACTGGAAAAAAAATGTAACCATGAACATTagaaatgaaaatattaaaatttGAATGTATCTGACTTGATGTTAACTGGCTTTTAAAATCTTTCAGATACCCTGCAGTCCACTCAAGACTTCCTGGCAACTTTGGATGAAATAGTAATTGATCTTCCCCATCCCTTATAATATGTAAACAGGCTTATCTCTTTTTAAGCTGAATTTTGAGCAAGCTGTATTAATTTTCATAATAAAGCACTTGGATTAAAATCGCAAGATGACTTTGAATGAACTGACttaacaaaacaaagtaaaactTGCCAGAAACCAGAAGGTTGGGCAAAGCTAGTCAATGCAGTTAAGATTAGGACTCCAGACTGCTTTCCTTGACAAAAGGAGAAAATGACAAATAGGGTTGTGAAGGAGGCTCCTCAACATGGTTGGTCTTGCAGTTTCAGTCATCTGGTGGCTTGTTGCTATGTCTGCTTCATGCCTTCTGCTCACCTGAATGTGGATCTGTGAATCTGAGTTTGGTAGTCTAGTTCAGTGAAATGGACAACCCTGAAGTTCAGACATGGTGCTGTACCCAGACTGGAAGGAGGCTGGTAATGAGGCGGGACTTGCAATTCTGATCAGCAGCGTGGCCTAGACTTTGTTCTAAAGGAGCGTTGATGTTGGCTACTGCAGAATGACCGAATCATGTACACGCCACTTCTGATATTTGACAGGTGCTCAGGTGCTATGGGAAGCAAAAGCAATTTTGGATCTGCCTACCTTGATTTTACAAAAGCCTTCCAACATCATACTTATCTCCATTCAGGCAGGGTGATAGAACAGCATAACCAGCATCTCCTGGGAAATGTCTGTTTAAATAATTAACCACTTGTCATCTGGAAATTTCAGCCAGGAAAGTTTTCAAGGATAGCAATATGACCTTCCTTCAACAACCCATTGAAATGATGAAGaggctttctcttttttaaaataaggaacGGCAGTCGAAGAACCTTTGTAGCATATTAAGGGAAAGCTAGTTTCAGGAAAGTACTTGGTGCACTTGAATCAAGTCTGGTTAACGTTGAGCTGAAAAttttagggcagcctttctcaacctttgtTCCTCAAATGTTGTTGGCCTatagttcccaccatccctaaccactCGTCCTGTTACAATCCTGGGTCTACTTGTAAGTAAGCTATTTTAATCCATAGGTCTTCCTAGTAAGTATGGGTAGGTTTCTGCACCAGGCTTATTTCTCTTCTGCTTTGTCGTCTTTCCCCTCTCCCACCTTAGGATGGGGTGGAGGAAGATTCTGCCTAATGAAAACTTTTAAAATCATTGGCTCATTTATTTGCATGGAAGTGCTATCATAGGAGACCTCTTTAAGTCTTGGAACTAGCCAAGCAGagctaatgacaattattcctccccctgcccccatttcACATAGGGCCTTCTACACTGCTCCTTTGGTCAAACATTTTCTGTAGCATATAGTCAGTGCAAAGGAATTTCCTCACAAACCCAACTCCTCAATCCAGAGTGCAAAGGAATAAGCTTAAGAAGGCTGGGATGACACTTGCACCCAGAGCAATTGTTGGGTCAGCTTCACTGCAAAATGGGTGGCTAAACTATAAAGGAGCTAGCAATTATGGTAACTTCCCCTCAGGATACGGGCGGGAAGTTTTGTTGCAAGTAACCTGGGAAAAAGGGAATCTCTCAGTAAGGAAAATGGTGACTGCTTATGTTGGGGAATCtatggccctctagatattgctaGACCAAAGCTAGCATTTCTGATTGTAGGCGGAGCTGATGGCAATCAGAGCCCGatgtctggagggccccaggtttccTGTCGCTGGTTTAGCATTCCTCAGGTATCTCACTTTGTGAATATGTGGCTGGCCAAGATGTCAAATGAAGTATTCGCAGAAGGCAGAATTGGAACAAGCACTCCCAGCATTCACAATTCAGGtcactgttgttattttttacagCAAGCTGCAAACTGTTTTACAAATGGTTTCAGTAGCTTCTCTGACAGCTACACAGTACCATTGTGTGGCTATCTTGATGTACCACATATTTCAAAGGactgtgtgtttttaatgttaaTGGGATGAAGTTAATCTTAGCTGAGTTGGGTTGTACAGGGGCTATTTTCCTTGTCTGTACTGAAAACTTGAGGTCACTGGTTTCATTTAGAGAGATAACATCAGAGTAAAACAAGCATCCCAGTTCTGCCTGTTTCTGATGGTGATCAAAAATATGTATTGTGGAAATGGGATAAGTTAATGTCATCATTGTTCATTTGTATGCcccctttccatagttaaaccaTGCTGTGTGTGCAGATGTAGATAAttacaaaaatataacaaaatttaagtggtcataaacaataaatgcaAACATCTCAATAAATATACCAAAAAATTAAACTATCCTCAAATAATTCAGAAAATGATCATGGCAAAGTCTAACAATAAAGATAGAGAAACAATACCAATAACAGCAAAAATTAATCACCTCCAAAGTTCAGTCTTGACCCCAACAGAAACTAAACACCCACATCAGTAGTCTCTAAGCAGCTGGTCCTGCAGGTAAAATAGTCTCTGTTCCTTGCAACACTAGCAGCTTTTGTAGTGGGAGTCAGGGCCTGGGCCTgcaaagcagggagcaggtcttttaGGAATCACAGCAAAGATGGTTTCAAATACATTCATCTAACCTGCTTGTAATAGTGACTGCAAGTTATCAACCTTGACTAGTAGTACAAACATAACCTAGATTCCCCTGTTCTGTTAAAGTGTTATCTACCTGAACAGCCCATAAAGGTATATACTAAAGCAGCTGTTCATGAATATGTTTGTACTGAGCATTCTTAATTTGTGACTCCTGTGGGAGAATACAAATGATGGAGTCAATGAGAATGGAAATCCACTTCTAGCTGCAGGAGTTCTGTCTCCTGCCTGCAGCAGATAAAGGGAGTTACATGAAAGGAGAGGCTTTactttttaacattgttttctGTAATACGGTTTATAGCTATAGGTTGCAGCTAGTGTGGGATTAGTTTCTTTGGGACGGGAGTAATAATGGCATGTATGGGGTACAGAGTGGGACAGCTAGTTTCCAGAACTCTAGTGAATATAAGGGAATATAAGtgggtaagaaatcaaataaatgaacATGAAATGCCAACAGGTGGTTGGCTGAATCTGGCACAAATGATATAGCTGACAATGGAGGAGAATCTTTATGTAAATACTGGTATAATGGGGGTTCTATTAGGGTATAATCCCCTTTGAAGAAACCTCAATCTGATTGCTTGACCCATATAATCATACAGTTGGAGGGCATCCCCATCGCACCTGGGTTGAGGGCTCATGCACACATCCAAATCTTCTGCAAAGCTTATCAAATAGCCAAGGTCACACACCCTTTATTACTTCTGTTATTCAGAAATGTGCACCATAATTGAATGTACTTAACGTGATCTAGGTAATAAACTTTTAAGCTGTGCAGCCAGGTGGCAATAATGTGCTAGTTAGAGTGAActccttttttccttaaaaacccTCGTGCATTTCCCCAAAGTATATTCTGATATCTTGCGAAGATACCTGAAACTTCTTATCCAAGGTAGTTAAACCACAGTTTTCTCTAGGTTTCATCTCTAGGTTCTAGAACAGAGCGAAACAGGTAATTATTGCTGTGACAGTTTATAACATGATGACAAAGTACTTTTTGAGAGCATGTTATGAGGCATACTAACAGCCCAAACATGTTTACAAAGAAGCAAGTTCCATCTGTTTATGGGGGAGTGGCTTTCTCCTTGGTAAGTAGGCATGCGTAGGATTGCAGCCGGAATCTGTCACCTTAATAGCGCAAAATATGGTAATAATGCTCAATATTAATGGAGTGCTTTTGACCCACAGGTTTTTAACGGCAGGTGCAAAGGCTTTTAAAAGTATCCTGACTTGTCTCAGTGCTTGGGTTAATGATATGTGGATACATACAGTATAGTACAGAAGTGAAATAAAGTATGGCTAGGAGATAGGGGATTTGCTCTGCAACATTATGCTGGTTTGCTATGAACTTGAAGGTATCAGGTATTGTAATAGATTATGGGCTTGAGCCTGGGCTTTCGGTCCCGATAGGTTACAAAAAATTCCCAATTGCATTGCCctatacaaaaaatgcatacctTTGTAACAAGAACTAATTCTGTACTGACTGTCATGACGCCATTTCAAGGTCACTGTAATTTGCTAACTGATGACTCCAAATCTGAATTCATTGAATAGTGTGTGAACTTCAAATGATGTTATAAAAGAGCCATTTTAATGCTGATTAGTTAAAATTAATTTCAATTAAAACATCTCATATGCTGTGTTCACTAGAAGTGTCGGGTTAGTTTCTTTGGAAATCTGGAAATCAAGTTCATAATGATAACTTTGTTAAGTGTTAAGATGTACAATGACAAAGAAAGTGCTTAAAATTTAACACATCATTAACTTAGCTTTGGGGCCATTAAGTTAACTTACCATACAATGTATTATCAAAGAAAACTTGAGGATGAATG comes from Podarcis raffonei isolate rPodRaf1 chromosome 2, rPodRaf1.pri, whole genome shotgun sequence and encodes:
- the PTTG1 gene encoding securin isoform X1; this encodes MGKEGDDLKVTRAESGARWWCIAFSQSLDVKVMATQIYIEKENDEIGTVASSKGRMQLVSAPSKSFAERSCPKTPLVGRTANVNPAASQSVRKVLGNLNRPLTTTKSNFPKGKKSSTKKATETANRVESSSMVTEDYPEKENLFSYDPLDFESFEVPEEHRLSHMPLTGVPLMVFENASDRFASTISVPAKEPSISWGYDTLQSTQDFLATLDEIVIDLPHPL
- the PTTG1 gene encoding securin isoform X2, which gives rise to MATQIYIEKENDEIGTVASSKGRMQLVSAPSKSFAERSCPKTPLVGRTANVNPAASQSVRKVLGNLNRPLTTTKSNFPKGKKSSTKKATETANRVESSSMVTEDYPEKENLFSYDPLDFESFEVPEEHRLSHMPLTGVPLMVFENASDRFASTISVPAKEPSISWGYDTLQSTQDFLATLDEIVIDLPHPL